The DNA window TGGATAGATCACATCAAAAAAGGTAGCTTCTAGTGAGAAGCTATCTAAGTATGAAACAAGTGTCTGCAGTAAAAGTttaagaagagagaaaaaatgaTTACCAGGATCAGCATTCTTCTTTTTCCTCCCTCTCTTTTTTGGAACTTTTGGGGTCGGTGTTGTCTCTTCAGCTGGTAAAGAAGGAAACATAAGAAATACAAGTACGACCACAATAAACAAGAAAGAAAGGTGAGAGGAAGTCACCTTTAACAGGTCCAGCGAAGAAGCTCTGGATAGCTGAACTAGTATGCCCTTTACTAGCGTGCGCAGTAGTTTCAGGATGCTGTGACGGGTACAACAAAGAAGAAGGATGAACGACCTCAACATCTTCATCTTCAAGGTCCTCAAACAAGCGTGCACGTTTGAAGTGGTTGTGTGCAGAATCCATGAGACCGGTGGAATGGTAGTTGATCTCGGAGTGTGATAAGTTGTAAATGTAGACGCTGAAGGCAGAGTTGCCTTCGTATCTAAATATCAAAAGATAACCAATGCGGATTGAGTAACGGTCAACAAACTCTTGCCAACCATCTTGAAACCAGATTTTGTTGTTGTCAGCTTTCCTTAGCCCTACACGCCAAACATGACCATCAGGTACTGTGAGTGCAACTGCAACAGATAGCTCGTCCTTGAATTTACTCACAAACTTATCTGGAACTCTCTGCACAAAGCATACCaggaatgagaaaaaaaaagattattattcaaatttcataaaacataaatcataTACTTGTTAACTTTAATGTGAATATTCAAGCCTAAATTCTTAGAAAAACCTTATTCCAAGGAGGACTATTTACTTATATGCTAGTATTTGGGTTTTGTTCAAAACAATCCACAAAAATTTCATGGTGAAATCTGCACAAGTGTGATAACTAATCACTGTATCATCTATTGTGAATATAAAGCAGATAATAAACCATTTatgtactttttatttttctacacAAAAATCACTTTTATCTTAAGGGAACAAGCAAAGAGGGTTATGACATAGACAATGAGATAGAtcttacaaaagaaaatcaattaCTATTTAGTTCCACTACTCTATTATCATCAATAAGGAATCTAGAATCTTTAGACTTCATGAGTCAAACTGAGAACACAGTCAAAAGAGAgtaaacaaaacagagaaaccACAAAAACAGATCTCAACTTTTTCTCCCTCGGAAATTGCATGAATCTAACAAAAGTACACATCTTATTATCATTCAGAAGTCAACTCACTAGAAAACACATTCACTCACACACTACACTCAATTTGCTATTAGATCATCAAAATCCTATACCACATGCAGATTTCTCCAAACCATAATCTACAAGTTCCCATTATCTGAGTTATATACAAATTGAAAATTTTCTATCTTCCTAGCTCAATTATTCAGCTCacaaaactgaaaaaacaaaaaaaatacaaacttgaCTTGATTTTTATCAAGAATCAAGACAATTCAATTAAAGCAATCTAAGAAACTGTCACAACACAGATGATACAAACGCATATTACAATCTTGAAAACTCTCAAATTCGCATAAAGATCAAAACTCCGAAACccagaagaaaagaagagacTTTTGGGAtacaaaggaagaagaggagattaCCAGACGTTTTTCTTGGATAGTGGATGAGAAAATCAGCTTGTGGAAGAAAGGGCGTGGCATGTTGAGAGAGAAACAGtgatgaaggaaaaaaaaaaagagaagaagaagaagaagagaccaaAGTCAGATCATGAAACGACGCCGGAGAAAGAATACGCGACAGAGACAGAGAAACACTTTCAGATCTGAAGCTATGGTCAAAGGGGGGGATTGGTGCTGTTACAACActctctcttctccttttaCACCTGACTTGAGTGACccaaccaaaccaaaacccaaagccaatctttatatataaagaagtgtTTAAATCCCTCCCATGATGCCACCTAGGATTCCAGCTTGGAAATTGATCAATTATCCTGCTGCCACATAGGATACGCTGCGTTTCATTAAACGTGAAACCATCTGATTTTGGGTCTGAATTGGGCTTTGCTTTCAGAAACCAGAAGCTCTTCGCGTGAGGCCCATCGATCTAGAGTTTCGAAAGcgttctttcatcttcttcctaaAAATCAGAGAGAGTTGATTTAATCCTGCAGACCGTTTCATAATATCTGACTCGATTCTTAGTTCTCAGAGTTTTAGAGATTCTAAGTTTTTCGCTTCTTAAAtttttgtgttcaaaaaaaaattgttttttacaGAGAATTTGAAAGTGGAAGGGTAAATTAAGAGGAGGATCATCGGGAGTAAAAGCAAACAAGATCATGATTGTTAtccttctcttttctctcctcTTTGTTATAAGGATCAAAATacaaatcatcatcatcgttgaTCCTCCTCTTAAATTCACACATAGctgagtttttctttttcaaataaagCAACAACCGATTTTCTTTGTGCAGGTAACGATGTTCGAGAATAGGTATCCGTTCAGAGGATCTTCTTCCGCCGGCAAATACTCTTCGCCACCGCCGCCACAGACTGTCAATGGTAAGAACTGAAAAACCTAAGTTTGCATATTCTTCTTCTAGCTTTCTCTAATTTATTTCTCTGCTTGGTTACAATGGCACACCTAAGAGTCGGATCTTATTACGAAATCGATCACTCTGTTCTCCCTCTCAGAGTCTCAGATCGCCACAGCAACTCAAGTCCATCTGAATCGTCATGGTATCAATACTACACCGTTTCTATGTTACTTTATTAGTTTGTTCTTCTATCGATGTTCCGTTGGGTTATTACTTTTCAGGTGAGCAAAATCACTAGAAGCGATTAACTCTCCTGGTGGAGAATGTATATGTGTAATAATCAATGTTTTTCCTGGTGGAGTACTGAATCATTAACTCTCCAAGCAGGAATCTATGTATATATGAGTTACTTTGCCCATGAAAGTGAAAGCGTGCcttaaggtttatggtttgtatttttttggttattctcgggatttaatggtttttggttttctcAATTTACAGCGAGAGAAAGGTTAGCTTTTTACTTGATGCGGAGGACACTATTGCTGAATACGAGAATAATGCAAAGGCGAAAAGAACAGAAAAACTGGAGAAACAGGAAGGCTAAGCACTTGATCGTTTGAACAATCTCGACCATGTAACTAAAGTTGAGTTTTTACACCGCCTCAATGACTTAAAAGATGGGTTCCGGAGTTTGCTGGTATACATTTAAAAGAACTTTGATTCTCCATGAATCCTCTTTGATCCACAGCTTTCAGAAAAAGACAATGTGATGAtccttttgttgtttttgtagGAGTCTGTTGGTACTTCAAGGGCGATAACGTCTGAAGATGTTGAGCAGATGTTCTCAAAGATGAAAAATAAACGGAAAAGGATGGAGTGAGTTTAGTAGTCAATGATCAGAGGAGGTATGAGTATAATAAAGGTATTAAAGTCGTTTCGTTTACACATAAAGATGTGTGTTTCGTTAGTTCATCTCTGCTCTTTTAACTACCTTTAGCTCCTAAGTTATGCAAACAACTATGTACTTCAGGTATGGAGCTTGAAGCTTTTGTGTAACTGCTCTGATTAATTGATGTTATATTGGATTGTGCTTGGTTTGGTATTAAAATTCAAGTCAAATTACTGTAGAATTTATgtgtacaaattaaaataaaattgagttACACTACACTagcaataaaacaataaatatatatttatatatgatgttaattaaatttagtttacgATACTAAATTTAGGTATGCCTTTGACAAGAAGTACCTAAATTATGCAAAATTATAGTGAGTTAAAAACTAAAACGTGGTTCGGTGTGTTGGCGTTCGTTGGAAAGTGACCAGTACACCCACCTCCACGCAGATATAATAATcagttttcaaaacaatttaattTGGACATGTTATCCTTCAGTAACAGAGGCACATGTTGTGaagaataaaatagattaaCTCATTGGATGGTCCGAatgccctttctcaaaaaaaaaaaatttgattggaAGATCTGTATACAACACCAACAATAAAGAAGTAAGTTTCTGAAGTTAAGATTAACAAACTAAAGgtataataacatttaaaagaataatattcGATATCTGTACTTATCTTCACAATAAATAGTTTGTTCCATGCTTTGGAACATCTATCCATGCCACAACAGATTTTGTAACCAAATAAGGCTAATAGGTTACTAATATGATGTAAACAAAATACTTCATCTGTTCCgtaatataagatgttttggaagataatattattaataatataaactgaaaataatttgACCAATCATAAATAAAGTAGTTAAGTATTATTGGTTAAccatttttcaataaaattaaagtatctTAAAACTATCAAAATATCTTatgttttgaaacatcaaaatttcttcaaaacattttctattatACAACGGAGGGAGTATGATATTAAAACAAGAGGATACGAAAAATTGTTGTGGCtaacaaagaagaagagttcATCTAATTCCAAATGATGATGTAAAATAAGCTAAATAAAGAATGAAAtccagatttttaaattaatcttATATGTAACTAAACTTAATACTTttcaatcaaataaaaaaatagccATTACACTTTCAAATTGTCATGCATATGTTCAAACTTAGATTATCCTGCATATATTTAACATTAAAGTTTCGTGCGtatatttaaacttaaatttattttataataacctCAAAATTAACTATGTAGAGCTATTAATTTGATTGAAGATCTCTATATCATtgatttctaaataatattgaTACATGTTCTGAATTATAAAACCACAACAAAGTCATATTTAGacttaacaaaaaaacaaattcagagctaaactaatatttaaattttaagttaataaaaattatattaaatatttactctaactattttaactattttttaaataacatcccgcccgtagggcgggccgaccctagtagataaaaaaatgataatgttattaaaaaaaaacaacttgtACAGCTCGAGCGAGTTCACTCGGTGGGTCGAACCGGTTGATCACTCGTGTggttttattattgatttttttttgtttaaactaTTCAAAAGCCGACCGCCCCCACCTACTCCACTTTTGGGaccatcttttttcttttgttttttaacaaatataatatttgtttctttttcttttgatttaactattttccttcttttttttgtagcacaagatataatattttcgcCTTTATCAATATCACAGATAATATGTTATAACCCCCATTTGCAAATAAATTTTGTTCTGAAAAATATGTATTCATGAAAGAAAACTAGCATTATCTTggctccatttttttttgttatcttgttTTCTAATGATGAATGTGAACTATGATTATGAAGGTTTTGACCTTTGATTATAGTACGTAATGTACATTGTACGGTTACTACATTCACGGTCAATCTATATCTATTTAAAAGGTCTATGTTTGAACCGAAATCGGTGCTTCGTAGGGGTAGACTGATTTCGATGGTGGGATTAGGAGAGGTCTTCATAATGAGCTTGAactggatagatggagagtaaaAGATGTGTAATATGTTATAGCTGGACCCGGTGAagggttgcctacgtaccccgaAAGGGGATCAAGCCAATCGTAGTTCTACAACGAAATGTCACAAGTGCTTAAAAGAAAGCATGTGATTTGGTGTTTCTCTCTAGAAAGTGAGAAGAGAGGCAAGATCTCCAAAAAAAGATCCTTCTTAAGGAGGGGATGcctccttatttatagaagGATGAGGTCTAGGGTTTTCCTAGTCACCTCCTTTTAAATGGGCTGAGCCCATTATCTTATAGGCCTTGTTGGGGGTAAAACCCATGTCCAACAGTAAGCCCCCCCCAGTTcgttgagagagatgaagtTGATCTCTGCGAATTTTACGAAGAGGTTTATAAGACAATGGACTCAGCGCATTTACATTTAACGATCCAAGCGAGTTTACTTTGAACTTGTGCCTAGTAGAAGGCAAGTTTAAATAAACTCGTGCTTAGGAGTCGTAGCTCGGCGAGTAACTCGTGCCTAGTGGAAGGCAAGTTTACCGTGCTTCGGCGTATAACTCGTGCCTTGTAAAAGGCGAGTTTATCAAACCCATGCCTAAGAACTATAGCTCGGCGAGTAAGCCATGCCTAGTAAAGAAAGAGTTTACTAAACTCGTGCTCGATAAAGGCGAGTTGTCGGTAACTCGTGTCTAGAAAAAGGTGAGTTGAATGAAACTCATGTCTAGTAGAAGACAAGTTTATTCAACTCGTACCTAGTAAAAGACGAGTTTACGACTAACTCGTGCCTAGTAAAAAGCAAGTTTGTAAACCCATTTCTGAAAAAGGTAAGCTGTACTCGTGCCTTAGCGTAAGTAACTTGGCAAAAGTCCAAATTCAATTAGGatcagagagacaaaatcaTACCAGAACCTTGCCTCTGTTACATGGCAATGTGATGAGCTCTCAGCGAGAAACTGCGCCGTGTGCCGACCAAAAGCCTCCACTTGTGTATCTTCCCTCAACTCGAAATTATGATCGACAAAGAGTTGCAAAGGGAAGCGAGATGAATCTTCTCCTCCACGTCCGAGTATCCGCAAGACTCTCAACCTTGTGGTCGTGTAACCGCGGTCCCGAGTAACTGCGTATCGAGTAACCGTGAGAGAACGAGTCGAGTAACCGCAAGAGATCGAGTCGtgccgagtaaccgcgagagagcgaactgtgccgagtaaccgcgagagaacgaaccgtgtcgagtaaccgcgagagagcgaacaGTGTCAAATAACTgcgagagagcgaacggtgacgagtaatcgcgagagagcgaacggtgccaagtaaccgcgagagagcgaacggtgTCGAATAACTGCGAGAGAGCGAATGGTgacgagtaaccgcgagagagcgaatCGTGctgagtaaccgcgagagaaaCGAACTGTGTCGAGTAatcgcgagagagcgaacggtgACGAGTAATCGCGAGAGAATGAACCGTgtcgagtaaccgcgagagagcgtACCGTGCTGAGTAATCGCGAGAGAGCGAATGGTGACGAATAATCGCGAGAAAGCAAACCGTgtcgagtaaccgcgagagaacgAACCATATCGAGTAatcgcgagagagcgaacggtgACGACCAAACGGTCAAACGGACTCCGAGTCCAATCTTCTTCGAAGATACTTCTCCatgccccacggtgggcgccaattgtttgAACCGAAATCGGTGCTTCGTAGGGGTAGACTGATTTCGATGGTGGGATTAGGAGAGGTCTTCATAATGAGCTTGAactggatagatggagagtaaaAGATGTGTAATATGTTATAGCTGGACCCGGTGAagggttgcctacgtaccccgaAAGGGGATCAAGCCAATCGTAGTTCTACAACGAAATGTCACAAGTGCTTAAAAGAAAGCATGTGATTTGGTGTTTCTCTCTAGAAAGTGAGAAGAGAGGCAAGATCTCCAAAAAAAGATCCTTCTTAAGGAGGGGATGcctccttatttatagaagGATGAGGTCTAGGGTTTTCCTAGTCACCTCCTTTTAAATGGGCTGAGCCCATTATCTTATAGGCCTTGTTGGGGGTAAAACCCATGTCCAACAGTCTAGTAAGAAACTAGTAGATGGCATTCCTTATTCTATCATGTACATTTGTACTGCAAAATTAGGAAGGTCTAGATAGATCATatatgtttgacaaaaaaaaaaaagatagatcaTATATATACGGATCTACCGACTAGCTGTATCATGTGAGCCCAAGTAAAATGTAGTAACCAAATATAAACTCAACTACAAGTCTACAATGTTTATAAATCCGATTATAGTACCGATAAACTCATGTGTACCAATCTAGTGATTCATGTATAAATCAGGCTATCCAGCTACATGCACTATCTATAAATTCGGCTAGAGCCAGTGACGGATCTGGAAAACTTTTTAACCGTACCAGAGGTATAATATTGTAAATGTAGTATATaagttaaatatataactaaaattacattttaaatataataatatatattagtcaaataataaccaaaattttatagttttattctatattttttgcAATCATCCTTTTTTGTTCATAAGAAAATACTTAGATtgtctttaaaaaataatacactagtataaaattaaataaagttatGAAGTAGTTTCAAAGAAGAggaaatagaagaagaaaaaatgttttataagaTGCATAGACAACTAGGCTGGGACGGACCGGATATCCGGAGTATTTTAAGATATCCGAATAAGGATCTTTATCCGGCGAATCCATGTTTTTACTATCTTTATCCGGATCTGGAGTTCTCGGATATCCttctaaaaattgtaatattcGAATATTCggatttagatttttaaaataaatataaataaataaaaataatattaaaatatataaaatattaacaataatttaataataaaagtatatataatattttccagTTATATCTATGTTTACtactacaaaatttatataaatttatatatatatatatatattagtatagaaataaaaatataataaatacaattagttttatatatatatataaatatatattcctGTTTTGAGataattatcaataaaaattacgGATCCGGATATCCGGAATAATAAAATCAAGATATCCGGACTTAGATTTGGTTTGGACGGATCTAACATTTTGCTATCCGGATTCAGATCCAGCCATTCTGTATATCCGGATTTTTTTAGCGGATTCGGATTGGATTTCGGATTAAATCCGAATCTCGGATAATAAGTTCTAGACCTAGACAAAACAGGTATAAACTAAAATGTATATtagtacataaataaaaaatggaaaaattaaaagattatGCATGAAGGAGAATCGAACCCTGGCTCCTTCATTACCCAGGTCACAGTGAATACCACTGAACTATCGAACAACAAGTACGATACACAAGAATTTCGTTTAATTAGACGAGGCACGTGACCCTGTACCCGTCAACATAGGTCTGCCCCTGGGTCGAGCAGCTCTAGTACAGTTGTGAACAAATGTAAATTAACTTAGAAGAAAACAATAGAGcaaaaaaataaaggtaaatatccgtttaagattttttattattgtgtgaatgaatgattttacaaacccttaCACCTGTATTTATAGCAGCTTCAAAAAACCTGATTTCCATTTCCCtataaaaatctctataatattatttgagaagtcagtttcttatgtgtcgcgctcatgttagctctcacgatggttgattacattgatacccttaatgaattaaaaatattacatttaaatactattatttataatttaatttcctttttaaaaatttccatataacatatatattaaaaaggaaacatttataaaccttaaaaatcgatgtcgcgctcacgttaactctcacgatagttgattacattgataccattaatgaattaaaaatattacatttaaatactgttattttttttatttaatttcctttttaaaattttccacataacatatatattaaaaaaggaaacaattataaactttaaaaattgaatttaaaaacgaaaatatatgtatatataatatgatttagttaaaaaggaaatttcaaaagatagtaatattctattttaaaattatttttaaataacataaagtatacttttgaagtaataaaatacttgctttatatttattgtttcttagatgaaaaaaaaatatatgtatatcatgtgatttcataaaaacaatttcagaaagataatcttgatattagaaaaagaaatattatttattttaaaacatagttttaaacaatacaatatatatatattcaaagcaatagaaatattttgataatatatctaATTTcatagatgattacataaaataattaagtagcataaaatgatatatgtttaattgactaaaaatagtttataattagtattattgaaatgttttatttatctttcatatatttagttgactataatatctacagaaataatatctataaattatattttacttatataatatgatttctcaaatacaatcacaaatttttactgcttatttttaagggatattaaaaattatcattttaacaatagactatttttgatcaaataattacaaaacattttaaataacataacactatattTTCATTGTTACAATTATGTTTTcctgatattaaattttattttttaatgtttttatgtttgctgagtttaatataactataatcaaaatatcaaattaaatatgaattcttatttttagattaattaaaataaattttagtttacctttcaataaatctaagacataaaattatttagaatttattaaatattttaatttattgtaaatattgatatgtgttcatgagcttcccaaaatatattagttactTATATTTGTAACTTCCTATTgatcatcttttattttttaatatatatattttaaaatgaacatataatttgataaatattatgatcATACATGCATttttaaacgataaataaaattaatttgatttaacttaattatatataacatattatatattaattatcaactGAATTTTTAGTAAACAGAGCCTGgatacttaattttattagtcCAACCACGtaaaccataaaaataaaataattatatttaattttgaatttgaaagaatatatttaaCTCAATATACTTACAGACTGATCaaccttatatctaaaataataagttatattaaaattaaggaagACGACAACCAacataaatgaaaataagaaaattaatcaaaattttaatatatttagaacaaaaatattatagttgaattcagagaaataaatgcaatccaatatacttaaatgataactaaatcgactctTAAAAATAGActagatataatatatctaaaatcatatgtctaattgaaataatttaatattattaataaaaattatgcatactattataagttaatttaaaattaaattatatataaattaattattatattatatttattttataaatatttatacccgtgcatgagcacgggaaaatcacctagtacatacttataagaaaaaaaaaattatcctaAACCGAAATGACATACCGTACCAAACGAATGTTGGGCTTTTGCTGGTGTATAGAGATTTAAGATATACCGATGCAACAAGTACAAATCATTATATGCCGAATAATTGACAACATATATAAACTTGGTTACATAAATAGTTTAActttataatatgtataaaattaagagaaattaCATCTAGtagctaaaaaaaaaactaaattcacAAAATGATCAAAAACTCATCCTCTctccttttttctttctatctctctcttaaaagctaattttaatttttttggttatttcacAAATAACCCCTAAAATTAACTAGCTATGTAAAACCCTGACTACAAATATGCAAGCCTAAAGCCTAGGTACTTTTATGCTAATCCGGCTCAAAATGTATAAACCCAACCACGACGAAGAAATCTATATATGATATGCCTAAACGCGATTAAACTTACATATATAAACTCAGCTACAACATTTATAATCAAGTGTATAATAAGTCTATATACGTACAGCTTGCGTAAACCTACGTACTACATATATAAACTCAATTACAACAAGCACATATATTCAAGTACACTTTGCATGcatctttttttgtaaaagacCCTTTGCTTGTATCTTACATCATTACTTTTTGTGTTTCAAAGGGTTTACTTACATCATTACTAGCTACAGCATGTACAATCCGATCACAACATATGCAGTGGCGGATCTAGAATTTACTTTTACCCGGgacaaaattttaatatcaatGTATAATTTGAAATATCATCAGGAGCATTATAAAAAAATCCATATAGTTACatgaaattttcaaatatcATCGGGGGAAACTGCCCCACCCAAAATGGGCATAGCTCCGCCACTGAACATATGTGAAGGTGAAGCCGCGAGTACAACATAACACATCTCGTATATATGAGTTGTAAATCCTACTACAACATTAAcatatactccttccgtttcttaaagagtgtcgttgtgacatttttcacacagattaagaaaattgttgaaatatatgtaagttgtaattaattatacctctttgaccaatactccctccgttttaaagagtgtcgttgtgacatttttcacacagattaagaaagttgttgaaatataggtaagttgtaattaattatacctctttgaccaatagtattttagataaataaaattatttataaaaccaatgcagtttgcaattaatatataacataatacctcagctgaaagttagtataatttacattggaattgtaaagtgacactctttgtgtaacaagaaaatgagctcagaatgacacttattatgaaacagagggagtagtattttagataaataaaattatttataaaatcaatgcagtttgcaattaattttcagctgaaagttagtataatttatattagaattgtaaaatgacactctttgtgtaacaagaaaataaactcAGAGTgatacttattatgaaacagagggagtatataaatGCGGCAAATACATGGCAGACCTACGTTGATGGGTACggagtttttttttatgggtGCGGAGTTACGTGCCCCCATCTAATTAAATGAAATTCTTGGGTATCAATTTAAGTTGTTCGATAGGTCAGTGGTATTCACTGTGACTTGGGTAATGATTCATGGTTTGATTCTCCTTCGTGCATAATCTTTTAAttcttcatattttatttatatattaatataaattttatttttttccattttatcTTAATCGGTTCACAACGGCTATAGTATTAGAAACATCTTTTATACCTGTTTTTGTCTATGCAtcttataaaacatttttttcttcttttccctCTTCTTTGAAACTACTTCATagctttatttaatttttatgctAATGTGTATTATTTCTTAAAGACAGtctaaatattttcttatgaaCAAAAAGGATTattgccaaaaatatatatagtacaacaccataaaattttgattatcaTTTGActaacatatattattatacttaaaactaattttaattatatatttaaattatatactatatttacAACAACAATATGCCcctttaaaaagtttttttagaTCCGCCACGACAGTGTACATATTTGAAATTAGATCCGACTACAATGATGCATAAATCCCGGCCGTTGTAACATGTTTAAACTAAATACAACCATGTTTAAACTAAAATTGCGCATGCTCAAAAGTCAAATCCCAATTCTGAAACGAAGTTTTACATATGtatcgttcttttttttttgaaacactttacATATGTATCGTTCAAATATTTAGTTAgtaacaaatatttaatttatcgTC is part of the Raphanus sativus cultivar WK10039 unplaced genomic scaffold, ASM80110v3 Scaffold0212, whole genome shotgun sequence genome and encodes:
- the LOC108805926 gene encoding B3 domain-containing transcription factor VRN1 is translated as MPRPFFHKLIFSSTIQEKRLRVPDKFVSKFKDELSVAVALTVPDGHVWRVGLRKADNNKIWFQDGWQEFVDRYSIRIGYLLIFRYEGNSAFSVYIYNLSHSEINYHSTGLMDSAHNHFKRARLFEDLEDEDVEVVHPSSLLYPSQHPETTAHASKGHTSSAIQSFFAGPVKAEETTPTPKVPKKRGRKKKNADPEEINSSAPRDDDPESRSKFYESASARKRTVTAEERERAINAAKTFEPTNPFFRVVLRPSYLYRGCIMYLPSGFAEKYLSGISGFIKVQLGEKQWPVRCLYKAGRAKFSQGWYEFTLENNLGEGDVCVFELLRTRDFVLKVTAFRVNEYV